In Paenibacillus protaetiae, the genomic stretch GGCTCGGAACTCGCAATCTTCGAACAAAGCGGCCATATGCCGTTTATTGAAGAGCATGCTGCGTTTATCGAACGCTTGACGGCATTCCTTACCGATAAGGAAGCTGCCTGATGAACATGACGCTGGAACAGTGGAGAGAAGAGCGGCGGCGCTCGGTTGCGAAACCGCAAGGCGATCTGGCCTTGACCGGCTTGCATCTTATTATGGCCAAAGGCGCCGTACCCGGCATTCCCGGCGTATGGGAGCCGCTTGCTCAAGGCCAGCCCGGTTTGCTGCTGACAGCGGAAGCCGCCGACGGCTTGACCTGGGACGCAACCGGCCAGCCGGTAGAAGGAACGGTAAAGCTGGAGGCTGAACGCGAAATCGTTCGCGTATCAGACAGCGTAACCGTGATGGCGACGGAGCAGCCCGGCAGCGATCATTTGCTTGCCGTTTATGATGCCAATGCCGAAGCGGTGCAAAAGTATGCGGGCATTTCGTTTTATCCGAATAATCCGGATTGGATTATCGGAGGCGAGTTTGCTGAGGCGGATAAGCAGACGGCTGCTTTTGCGCATGTGGGCGATGCGGAAGGCAAGGTTCGCCATCACCGGTCGCCGGGCGTTATTCGTTTCGAATACGGCGGCGAGTTTTACGCGCTGACGCCGTTTGCTTCAGGCGAAGCGCTAATCGTTGTATTCGGCGACCGGACCAACGGCGAGGAGACGTACGGGCTCGGCCGGATGCTGCTTATTGAGCCGGACGCGGAAGGCAACGTACAGCTTGACTTTAACCGCGCGTTTTTGCCTTCCTGCGCCTTTTCGCATCATTTCAATTGCCCGCTGCCGCCTGCCGGCAACCGGCTGCCGTTCCGGGTGGAAGCCGGCGAACAACAAGTGATTTTTGGAAGCTGACGCATGGCAGATAAAGGGGGTTTACATGACGTAATGTTCGTGTAAATCCCCTTTTTTTTGATGAATTTTGTCGTTTTGTGTAGAACAATCGGGGAATTCCGATTATTTTTATTTGAACAAGCATTTATTTGATAGTAATATGATTATCTGTAGGTCGTTTTATAGGTCGAAAGAAATGCTAACGATAGGAGTAGACACAGGTTTCCAGCTCCGTTGGGTATCCTAAATTGGCATTGACAACGCCATGAAATAACCTGATAGTATAGAAAGCATATAAGAATAATAGGAATTGGACAGGGAGTGTAGAGTAGAAATGACATCGAAGAGCATTCGTAACAAAGCATTTGCTTTTTTGTTATTGTCCATGCTGCTGATTATATCGGCATGCGGCAGCAATAACGGCAACAATGCGGGCACAGCTGCCGGCAGCTCGGAACCCGGCGGGAAAAAAGTTGTCAATATCGGCGTAACCTATGCGCCAAGCGGCATTAACCCGTTAGCTCCGGTAGGGCTGGTCTCGACGTATGTTGCAGGACTCATGTTCCCGCCGCTTGTAGAGCTGGATTCCGACCTGCAGTACAAGCCGATGCTGGCCGACTCGATTGAAACGACGGACAACACGACGTTTACGGTGAAGCTGAACCCGAACGCAAAATGGACGGACGGCACGCCGGTTACGGCGGACGATGTAATTTTTACGCTGAAGCTGATGAGCAACTCGAAGGTTGCTTCCAACTATGCCTATATGTTTGCCATTATTGACGGCCTGGATGATGCCGGTTACTTGCCCGAAGGGCAAACGGACATCTCCGGCGTGACGAAAGTGGACGACCATACGCTGACGCTGAAAACAAAAGCGCCAACGACGCTGAACATTTTTAAAGATACGATCGGCCGCAATTTGCTCACTTTGCCGCAATCCGCGCTGAAGGACATTGCGCCTGAAGATATTAATAAAAGCGACTTTATGCAAAAGCCGACGGTAACGTTTGGCCCGTTCAAAATGACAAGCTACGACCGCGACCACTATGTGGAGATGGAAGCGAACAAAGACTATTTCAAAGGCGCGCCCAAGATCGACCAGCTGAACTTTAAAGTGCTGCAAGGCACGGCGATTGCGGCTCAGCTGCAAAGCGGCGAGATTGATATGAACATCCCGTCCGCGGGGGTCATTCCGATTAGCGATTACGACAAAGTAAAAGGCCTCTCCAATTTGACGACAACAGACGGCCCGCCGCTTGCAACGCAATTTATGTACATCAACGAGAAGGTCGTTCCGGATGCGAAGCAAAGACAAGCGATTTCGTACGCGATGAACCGCCAGCAAATCGTGGACAAGCTGCTGCGCGGCGCAGGCGAAGTGGTGGACGGCTACTTTACGAGCTACAGCCCGTATAAAGACGCCAGCCAGCAGCCGGTGGCGTATGATCCGGATAAAGCAAAAGCGCTGCTGAAGGAATCCGGCTGGGATTCCGGCAAAACGCTGACGATGTCGGTATTGTCCGGCGACGCAACGCTGGAGCAAGCGGC encodes the following:
- a CDS encoding DUF1684 domain-containing protein — encoded protein: MNMTLEQWREERRRSVAKPQGDLALTGLHLIMAKGAVPGIPGVWEPLAQGQPGLLLTAEAADGLTWDATGQPVEGTVKLEAEREIVRVSDSVTVMATEQPGSDHLLAVYDANAEAVQKYAGISFYPNNPDWIIGGEFAEADKQTAAFAHVGDAEGKVRHHRSPGVIRFEYGGEFYALTPFASGEALIVVFGDRTNGEETYGLGRMLLIEPDAEGNVQLDFNRAFLPSCAFSHHFNCPLPPAGNRLPFRVEAGEQQVIFGS
- a CDS encoding ABC transporter substrate-binding protein; the encoded protein is MTSKSIRNKAFAFLLLSMLLIISACGSNNGNNAGTAAGSSEPGGKKVVNIGVTYAPSGINPLAPVGLVSTYVAGLMFPPLVELDSDLQYKPMLADSIETTDNTTFTVKLNPNAKWTDGTPVTADDVIFTLKLMSNSKVASNYAYMFAIIDGLDDAGYLPEGQTDISGVTKVDDHTLTLKTKAPTTLNIFKDTIGRNLLTLPQSALKDIAPEDINKSDFMQKPTVTFGPFKMTSYDRDHYVEMEANKDYFKGAPKIDQLNFKVLQGTAIAAQLQSGEIDMNIPSAGVIPISDYDKVKGLSNLTTTDGPPLATQFMYINEKVVPDAKQRQAISYAMNRQQIVDKLLRGAGEVVDGYFTSYSPYKDASQQPVAYDPDKAKALLKESGWDSGKTLTMSVLSGDATLEQAANIIAENLNAVGVKVKIQMLDLATLIDKLGKLDYDLGILTVSLTPINPLPDLAYYLNEGNPSSYKNPEAEKLIAQLSAEVDEAKLKEEYSKLQTIVAQDVPMPSIYATKALGAVNKRVTGATSKDFGMFINVNEWDVQ